A window of the Besnoitia besnoiti strain Bb-Ger1 chromosome VI, whole genome shotgun sequence genome harbors these coding sequences:
- a CDS encoding DEAD/DEAH box helicase domain-containing protein (encoded by transcript BESB_068760) produces MSSAAEPAGRLYGNDSDFWTSADEEEFDAEYDVPLPSRVLASPADQPIPSLFDGPQALSHAPADAPATLSFPLLPSPLAFSAVPRAPEAFLWRAEDEEFLRKTFGDLIVGDASIHEGARQAGESAGTPSASGGDLSMPAFAGGAGEKRFAEDEDVSLRFLPSSWEAAAERESVARARSTGAADGEGAEVSQGPLASLSGPSLLAGEEKPSFFFYPPLDSEASSLLFGGDPGSSQNAPPAPLVEILPPLLAARRPSAPPEALAQKEDEEEAGLAATAAAVAASLSLTPQESPLPSPSVAASAGASAGASAGAAAAPSAAPAAVSTGLVSRPRQFIRKHWAVEDNSSDVTHFRRRVRQARRERARVAAEVSLLHAEDGAQLAGGAGGLSDVASEPDEEPEVLLEGVDEAMRAWIAAIPQEPGDLSPLQVPLALEFPFPLDDFQKRAILHLEKYQTVFVAAHTSAGKTVVAEYAIALAVRRNRRCIYTSPLKALSNQKYREFRLKFPSVGIITGDVCINPDANCLIVTTEILRSLLYRGDALISQVDSVIFDEAHYINDIERGVVWEEAIILLPREINMILLSATLPNYRQFADWIGSVKQREVFTLSTDRRPTPLRHFLFFHDKAFLLMDAKGTFQAGAYNEAFKHVRDKSASSSASSQKKPALNNMPQRGRGGGGGRGGRGGGGANSRQGAAHESSQLSSKGVFQTAEAKLKTEIFRLQGLISKLEKDAELPVVVFCFSRRKCETYAQAMRKVDVVLSHNDRSKIHLFVKDCLMALSPPDRELPQIRFVCSLVQRGVGIHHGGLLPIIKEMVEILFQRGLVRVLFATETLAIGLNMPARSVVFSALMKHDGQRKRMLLASEYTQMAGRAGRRGIDSFGHVYIFCSDDIPDPKELTRMMMEKANPFFSRFRLTYQTLLLLAARTHSMSMTSFLAQSFREASRTSLVPVYKRDLKRKQKELRELPEVHCVFGEPAIEELAEVEDRNRYVVQEMHMKLWQHKAAAASVFCFGRVCLLHSLWPSLKTSCPAIFLSTDFRPLVPSEPPTFRMLILLPPWVTAASLNEESRGTNKRADRRGFSASAAEAFPPPPVLASGVIASSPSSGLASFARDAVASGVLEWVAVRGVSLLQVEMLCEETVKAPVGTSTKNFSALSPEDMQLLGTLAQDLERRVSNEEAAGGKGKGDALTPLSFSKPLKQLEVGFVSSLLLQKDLFAQLRRNKCFTCPLREQHMQLACAKRQLSDKTEEIRRHLHEESLDLYPEMQARLSVLRKLQFIDEETSTPTVKGRVACQVMSGDELTLTEFLFQNGLEGLKPEEVAAVLSAFVAPDGSVEQVPAPTAGIQRAREQAEEIHVGILKLQINSGVRVDAEDWWKLCNFSLSMAAYEWASGVSFGDIMRKTNAQEGSIVRAILRLDELLRKIKQAAVLIGDGDLGTKMQETSDRIHRDIVFAMSLYLQ; encoded by the exons aTGAGTTCCGCTGCCGAGCCTGCGGGCCGTCTATACGGCAACGACTCGGACTTTTGGACTTcggcggacgaagaggagtTCGATGCGGAATACGACGttcctcttccttcgcgcgtcctcgcgtcTCCAGCCGACCAGCCGATCCCCTCCCTTTTCGACGGCCCCCAGGCTCTCtcgcacgcgcctgcggacgcgccggcgacgctctcgtttcctctgcttccATCGCCCTTGGCGTTTTCAGCCGTCCCGCGAGCACCGGAGGCTTTTCTGTGGCgagcagaggacgaagagtTCCTCCGGAAGACCTTCGGCGACCTCATCGTCGGCGACGCTTCGATccacgaaggcgcgcgccaggcgggCGAGAGCGCAGGCACACcgagcgcctccggcggcgaccTCTCCATGCCGGCGtttgcgggcggcgcgggagagaagcggttcgccgaagacgaggatGTGAGTCTGCGCTTCCTTCCGTCGTCTTGGGAAGCCGCCGCTGAGCGCGAGAgtgtcgctcgcgctcgctcgaccggcgcagcagacggcgaaggcgcggaggtcTCTCAGgggcctctcgcctcgctctctgggccgtcgctgctggcgggcgaagagaaaccttcctttttcttctaCCCTCCGCTCGACTCAgaggcctcgtcgctgctgttTGGAGGCGACCCTGGGAGCTCGCAgaacgcgccgcccgcgcctctcgtGGAGAtcctgccgccgcttctggctgcgcgtcgcccctcaGCCCCGCCGGAagcgctcgcgcagaaggaagacgaagaggaagccgggctcgcagcgacagccgcggccgtcgcagcCTCCCTCTCACTCACTCCCCAGGAGTCACCGCTACCGTCGCCGtccgtcgcggcctccgccggtgcctctgccggcgcttccgctggcgccgccgccgcgccctccgccgcgcccgcggccgtctcCACGGGACTCGTGAGTCGCCCGCGGCAGTTCATTCGCAAGCACTGGGCTGTGGAGGACAACTCGAGCGACGTGACGCacttccgccggcgcgtgcggcaggcacgtcgcgagcgcgcccgcgtcgcggcggaggtgtccctgctgcatgcagaggacggcgcgcagctcgcggggGGCGCTGGCGGACTCTCGGACGTGGCGTCGGAGCCGGACGAGGAACCGGAGGTGCTGCTGGAGGGCGTAGACGAAGCAATGAGAGCATGGATCGCCGCGATTCCTCAGGAGCCCGGTGACCTGTCGCCTCTCCAAgtgccgctcgcgctcgagtTTCCCTTCCCACTCGATGACTTTCAAAAACGCGCGATTCTCCACCTTGAGAAGTATCAAAcggtcttcgtcgccgcacaTACCAGCGCCG GGAAGACGGTGGTGGCGGAGTACGCGATTGCGTTGGCTGTGCGGAGGAATAGGCGCTGCATTTACACGTCTCCGCTGAAGGCGCTGAGCAACCAAAAGTATCGCGAATTCCGCCTCAAGTTCCCGTCGGTCGGGATCATCACGGGCGACGTCTGCATCAACCCTGACGCGAACTGCCTGATCGTTACCACGGAAATtctccgcagtctcctctACCG TGGCGATGCGCTGATTAGTCAGGTGGACAGTGTTATTTTTGACGAGGCGCACTACATCAACGACATCGAGCGCGGTGTCGTCTGGGAAGAGGCGATCATCCTCCTTCCCAGAGAG ATTAACATGATTCTCCTCTCAGCGACGCTGCCCAACTACCGGCAGTTCGCGGACTGGATAGGCTCCGTGAAGCAACGCGAAGTATTCACTCTGTCGACCGACAGGCGGCCTACGCCGCTGCGTcacttcctcttcttccacgaCAAGGCCTTCCTCCTCATGGACGCCAAAGGGACGTTCCAAGCTGGC GCCTACAACGAAGCCTTTAAGCATGTCCGCGATAAgagcgcgtcgtcttctgcctcctcgcagaAGAAACCTGCGCTGAACAACAtgccgcagcgcgggcgaggaggcggcggagggcgcggagggcgcggaggcggcggagcgaactcgaggcagggcgcggcgcacgaGAGCTCGCAGCTGAGCAGCAAAGGCGTCTTCCAaaccgcggaggcgaaactCAAGACGGAAATCTTCAGGCTCCAGGGCCTCATCAGCAAACTGGAGAAG GACGCGGAGCTCCCCGTCGTGGTATTCTGTTTCAGCCGGCGAAAGTGCGAGACTTACGCGCAGGCGATGCGAAAGGTCGATGTCGTTCTGTCCCACAATGACCGTTCCAAGATTCACCTTTTTGTCAAG GATTGCCTCatggcgctgtcgccgcccgaCCGCGAGCTGCCTCAGATTCGCTTCGTGTGCAGTCTGGTGCAACGCGGCGTCGGCATTCACCACGGAGGTCTCTTGCCAATCATCAAAGAGATG GTCGAGATTCTTTTTCAGCGAGGACTCGTGCGCGTTTTGTttgcgacggagacgctcgCAATCGGCCTGAACATGCCGGCGCGCTCGGTTGTCTTCTCGGCGCTGATGAAGCATGACGGCCAAAGGAAGCGGATGCTTCTCGCCTCGGAATATACGCAG ATGGCTGGGCGAGCTGGGCGGCGAGGCATCGACAGCTTCGGTCACGTCTACATTTTCTGCTCAGACGACATCCCAGACCCCAAG GAGCTCACTCGGATGATGATGGAGAAGGCGAACCCGTTCTTTAGTCGCTTTCGCCTCACGTATCAAacgcttctgctgctcgccgcgcgcacgcacTCCATGTCGATGACGTCGTTCCTCGCGCAGTCCTTCAGGGAAGCGTCCCGAACCTCGCTCGTGCCCGTCTACAAGCGCGATCTGAAGCGCAAGCAAAAG GAGCTGCGGGAACTTCCAGAAGTCCACTGCGTGTTTGGAGAACCGGCGATTGAAGAGCTGGCGGAGGTTGAAGACCGCAACCGCTACGTCGTCCAGGAGATGCACAT GAAACTTTGGCAGCAcaaagccgcggcggcgtcggttTTCTGTTTCGGGCGCGTGTGCCTGCTGCACTCGCTCTGGCCTTCGCTGAAGACGTCGTGCCCAGCGATTTTCCTCAGCACCGACTTCAGACCACTCGTCCCCAGCG AGCCGCCGACCTTCCGCATGCTCATCCTTCTGCCGCCCTGGGTGACGGCGGCCAGTCTGAATGAGGAGAGCCGCGGGACGAACAAACGAGCAGACAGAC GCGGGTtttccgcgtcggcggctgaggcgtttcctccgcctccggtCCTTGCCTCGGGGGTGAttgcgtcttcgccctcctcgggCTTGGCTTCtttcgcgcgcgacgccgttGCCTCTGGTGTGCTTGAGTGGGTCGCGGTTCGGGgcgtgtcgctgctgcaAGTCGAGATGctctgcgaggagacagtcAAGGCGCCTGTAGGGACGTCAACGAAAAACTTCAGCGCCCTCAGCCCCGAAGACATGCAACTCCTGGGCACCCTGGCGCAG GATCTTGAGCGCCGCGTGTCgaacgaggaggccgcgggagGCAAAGGCAAGGGGGACGCGTTGACGCCGCTCTCGTTTTCCAAGCCCCTTAAGCAGTTGGAGGTTGGAttcgtctcttcgctgctcCTTCAGAAGGATCTCTTCGCGCAGCTCCGACGAAACAAATGCTTTACATGCCCCTTGCGCGAGCAGCACATGCAACTCGCCTGCGCCAAGCGCCAG CTCTCCGACAAGACAGAAGAGATCCGCCGGCACCTGCACGAGGAGTCTTTAGATCTCTATCCCGAGAtgcaggcgcggctctcgGTGCTTCGCAAACTTCAATTCATTGACGAGGAAACCTCCACCCCCACCGTGAAG GGCCGCGTCGCGTGTCAGGTTATGTCGGGCGACGAGTTGACACTAACGGAGTTCCTTTTCCAAAACGGCTTGGAA GGCCTCAAGCCTGAGGAAGTCGCTGCAGTTCTGtcggccttcgtcgcccccGACGGCTCCGTCGAGCAGGTgcctgcgccgacggcgggcattcaacgcgcgcgcgagcag gcggaggagatcCACGTCGGCATTTTGAAGCTGCAGATCAACTCGGGTGTGCGCGTGGACGCCGAGGACTGGTGGAAGCTGTGCaatttctctctctcgatg GCTGCGTACGAGTGGGCGAGCGGCGTCAGCTTCGGCGACATCATGCGGAAAACAAACGCGCAG GAAGGATCGATTGTGCGCGCGATTCTCCGGCTGGACGAGCTTCTCAGGAAG ATCAAGCAGGCAGCCGTTTTGATCGGTGACGGTGATCTGGGAACAAAGATGCAAGAGACCTCCGACCGCATTCACCGAGATATCGTTTTCGCCATGTCTCTCTATCTGCAGTGA
- a CDS encoding hypothetical protein (encoded by transcript BESB_068770), with amino-acid sequence MEGGLHVDWTLRTCCERGQWITVGIISGWLVVSLLLWHCSIGGYNVLLPMKMLTVFFHEFGHATAAWLTCGRVHGIEVNKNEGGVTRTTGGSRFIILPAGYLGSCFWGMFFLLTASINVWSLRVGAGVLCSAMLLVLLCFARNCALRLVCIFFLTVVVGMWVWTELAKTVWPLRVVVLCIGVMNGVYSLWDIWDDTIRRKVAESDAYKCADITHCSSRLCGLVWALVALGFMGATVYLLLVIKEVGNERFE; translated from the exons ATGGAGGGAGGGCTCCACGTGGACTGGACGCTGCGCACGTGCTGCGAGCGCGGGCAGTGGATAACTGTCGGAATTATTTCCGGCTGGCTGGTTGTCTCGCTGCTTCTTTGGCACTGCTCCATCGGCGGCTACAATGTCCTCCTGCCCATGAAGATGCTCACCGTCTTCTTTCACGAGTTCGGGcacgcgaccgccgcctggCTGACGTGCGGCCGCGTTCACGGCATCG AAGTCAACAAGAATGAAGGCGGCGTGACGCGGACGACGGGCGGCTCGCGATTCATCATCTTGCCAGCGGGTTACTTGGGGTCGTGTTTCTGGGGCATGTTTTTCTTGTTGACGGCGTCGATCAACGTGTGGAGTCTGCGggtcggcgcgggcgtcctGTGTTCCGCGATGCTTCTGGTTCTGCTCTGCTTCGCCCGCAactgcgcgctgcgcctcgtctgcatcttcttcctcacaGTCGTTGTCGGCATGTGGGTGTGGACGGAGCTCGCGAAGACCGTCtggccgctgcgcgtcgtcgtcctctgcatCGGCGTGATGAACGGCGTGTACAGCTTGTGGGACATCTGGGACGACACGATCCGCCGAAAAgtcgcggagagcgacgcgtaCAAGTGCGCCGACATCACccactgcagcagcagactcTGCGGACTCGTCTGggcgctcgtcgccctgGGATTCATGGGCGCCACCGTCTACTTGCTCCTCGTCATCAAGGAAGTCGGAAACGAGCGCTTCGAGTAA